In the Arachis ipaensis cultivar K30076 chromosome B10, Araip1.1, whole genome shotgun sequence genome, one interval contains:
- the LOC107620528 gene encoding uncharacterized protein LOC107620528 codes for MPVVTKFDVVRIWGSDAVGWEYVGSEGASRGLVLMWDIMLFRMNNCYKGERWLCVEGVLLKNEFPCAFCLVYGAHNSLEKLAVWEELSFIAGVCQVPICYIGDFNEVIQVEERKGHDRLTGSAEDFKCWVQDMQLVDLPLQDRKFTWFRGRSCSRIDRVLVSIEWMEEFLEIHLKGGPRGLSDHCPIIVEDTRSRGGPRPFRSLDSWFTHDSFLRMVREEWRNLSAARFTDKLKALTVPLERWHKDNFGDMDRKIQRFEEEIRKVDELAENRDYDDTVEARRKALVSCCKQWYVRKEIH; via the coding sequence ATGCCAGTAGTGACTAAGTTTGATGTAGTTCGTATTTGGGGGAGTGATGCTGTGGGGTGGGAGTATGTTGGATCGGAAGGCGCGTCCAGGGGGCTGGTGTTAATGTGGGATATTATGTTGTTTAGAATGAATAATTGCTACAAAGGAGAGAGATGGTTATGTGTTGAAGGTGTCCTATTGAAAAATGAATTTCCTTGTGCTTTCTGTTTGGTATATGGTGCTCATAATAGCCTCGAAAAACTTGCTGTGTGGGAGGAACTGAGCTTTATAGCTGGTGTATGTCAAGTCCCGATATGCTACATAGGTGACTTCAATGAGGTTATTCAGGTTGAAGAGAGGAAAGGACATGATAGGTTAACAGGGTCTGCTGAAGACTTCAAGTGCTGGGTACAAGATATGCAGTTAGTGGACCTACCTTTGCAGGATCGAAAGTTTACCTGGTTTAGAGGCCGCTCCTGCAGTCGCATTGATAGAGTCCTAGTTAGTATAGAATGGATGGAGGAGTTTCTAGAGATCCATTTAAAAGGGGGACCGAGAGGCCTGTCAGATCACTGCCCGATTATAGTGGAGGATACCAGATCTAGAGGTGGCCCACGGCCCTTTCGTAGCTTAGATTCCTGGTTTACACATGACAGTTTTCTAAGGATGGTCAGGGAAGAATGGAGGAATCTTAGTGCGGCACGGTTCACAGATAAGTTGAAGGCTTTAACGGTACCTCTGGAAAGATGGCATAAGGACAATTTTGGGGACATGGATAGGAAAATCCAGCGTTTTGAGGAGGAAATCAGGAAGGTTGATGAGTTGGCAGAAAATAGAGACTATGATGATACAGTGGAGGCTAGAAGGAAGGCACTAGTGAGCTGTTGTAAGCAATGGTATGTCAGGAAAGAAATCCACTAG